From Rhodothermales bacterium, one genomic window encodes:
- a CDS encoding ATP-binding protein: MDRAGMPRNEASDPLDAVRASVDALQQKADALARQLDAVQAALDAERIQNQSLTDRLARYEAGGKSGNDAKQDFLGIMSHELRTPLNGILGMAELLASTPLNDEQTDYVETVRVSGANLLSIIQNVLEYSQLNAEDVMLSPTPISLEQTIEKVASEPFRQAFEKGLRVALDVAADMPATVEIDAPRFNKILECLLSNAVKFTHEGTIGLGLRVVNKTDRRYRLYLEVWDTGIGIAPDDQSQIFDLFYQVDSSDTRAYGGTGLGLALARQLVRTLGGELGVESNTGAGSRFYFELDVTGTPLVREETFPLREAGPVLVLSEDPAVRSRLDTLGERWSVPTQTYASPEALATELRSRREAPIILIDVPEDESELAGYLNVLSKCGHVALAALTRPGTPIPSIYRGRFIATIMQPIWSTAWKDALLFVRALEAERKKRDITPPAPPEARVELLDGPSILLVDQQPVNQRIARQMLRRLGCRVDLADSGAGLAGRVAGAGYEAILINVNIEDPDGCSTAMQLRASLGPDTPPLFALGVGKTIGHTARFKQAAFDGAFSAPFTLSQMRQILEQIGVNT, from the coding sequence GTGGATCGTGCAGGCATGCCCCGCAACGAAGCATCCGATCCGCTCGACGCGGTCCGGGCTTCCGTGGATGCGTTGCAGCAAAAAGCCGACGCGCTCGCGCGGCAGCTCGATGCCGTCCAGGCGGCGCTGGACGCCGAACGCATCCAAAACCAGTCGCTGACGGACCGTCTCGCGCGGTACGAAGCCGGCGGGAAATCCGGGAACGACGCCAAGCAGGATTTTCTGGGGATCATGAGCCACGAGTTGCGCACGCCCCTGAACGGCATCCTGGGGATGGCCGAATTGCTGGCGAGTACGCCGCTCAACGACGAACAGACCGACTATGTGGAGACCGTTCGCGTGAGTGGTGCCAACCTGCTTTCGATCATCCAGAACGTGCTCGAGTACAGTCAGCTGAACGCCGAGGACGTGATGCTCTCGCCGACGCCGATCTCGCTCGAACAGACCATCGAAAAGGTCGCCAGCGAACCCTTCCGGCAGGCCTTCGAGAAAGGACTCCGGGTGGCGCTGGACGTAGCGGCGGACATGCCGGCGACGGTAGAAATCGATGCCCCGCGCTTCAACAAGATTCTGGAATGTCTCCTCAGCAACGCGGTCAAGTTCACCCACGAAGGTACGATCGGCCTCGGTCTGCGCGTGGTGAACAAAACCGATCGCAGGTACCGGCTCTACCTGGAGGTCTGGGATACCGGCATCGGGATCGCCCCGGACGATCAGTCGCAGATATTCGATCTGTTTTACCAGGTGGATTCGTCCGACACGCGCGCCTATGGCGGCACCGGACTCGGCCTGGCGCTGGCGCGTCAACTGGTGCGGACGCTGGGCGGCGAGCTCGGCGTTGAAAGCAACACGGGCGCGGGCTCGCGCTTTTATTTCGAGCTCGATGTGACCGGTACGCCGCTCGTCCGCGAAGAGACGTTCCCCCTGCGCGAGGCAGGACCCGTGCTGGTCCTCTCCGAGGATCCCGCGGTCCGGTCGCGCCTCGATACGCTCGGCGAACGGTGGTCCGTGCCGACACAGACGTACGCATCGCCCGAGGCCCTTGCGACCGAACTCCGCAGCCGGCGTGAGGCGCCGATCATCCTGATCGACGTGCCGGAAGACGAGTCGGAGCTGGCCGGCTATCTCAACGTGCTGTCCAAATGCGGTCATGTCGCCCTGGCGGCGCTGACGCGCCCGGGCACACCGATCCCGTCGATCTACCGGGGCCGCTTCATCGCGACGATCATGCAACCGATCTGGTCCACCGCCTGGAAGGACGCCCTGCTCTTCGTGCGCGCACTCGAAGCCGAGCGCAAAAAGAGGGATATTACGCCACCGGCTCCGCCCGAGGCGCGTGTCGAACTACTCGATGGGCCCTCGATCCTGCTGGTAGACCAGCAACCGGTCAACCAGCGCATCGCGCGCCAGATGCTTCGGCGCCTCGGATGCCGTGTGGACCTGGCCGACAGCGGCGCCGGCCTGGCCGGCCGCGTGGCCGGAGCCGGCTACGAAGCCATCCTGATCAACGTCAACATCGAAGATCCGGACGGCTGCTCGACGGCGATGCAGCTCCGCGCGTCGCTTGGACCGGATACCCCACCGCTTTTCGCGCTCGGCGTCGGAAAAACCATTGGCCACACCGCCCGGTTCAAGCAGGCCGCCTTCGACGGGGCCTTTTCAGCGCCCTTCACCCTCTCCCAGATGCGGCA